In Paenibacillus sp. G2S3, a single window of DNA contains:
- a CDS encoding Rrf2 family transcriptional regulator, with protein sequence MHMKTGVEQSVYALVLLNMLPDKAVLSGEAISQQLGASATYFQKLLRKLVTADIITSVPGIKGGFKLKKSPEDIRVYDVYLAVEGQQSLYSSNGILVDMLDLEKEDSCCLLTNLMEEAESSWKAVLKRETIASLSEEMRGERFKDKIAALEEWVSNKMVI encoded by the coding sequence ATGCATATGAAAACAGGGGTAGAACAGTCAGTGTATGCACTGGTTCTGCTTAACATGCTGCCGGACAAGGCGGTGCTGTCTGGAGAAGCGATTAGCCAGCAGCTCGGAGCATCGGCGACCTATTTTCAGAAACTATTAAGAAAGCTGGTAACCGCAGACATCATCACGTCTGTTCCCGGCATTAAAGGTGGCTTTAAATTAAAGAAGAGTCCTGAAGATATTCGTGTATATGACGTTTACCTTGCGGTGGAAGGCCAGCAGTCGCTGTATTCATCCAATGGTATTCTGGTAGACATGTTGGATTTGGAAAAAGAAGATAGCTGCTGCCTGTTAACCAATCTGATGGAAGAAGCTGAATCCTCTTGGAAAGCTGTATTAAAGCGGGAGACGATTGCTTCGTTGTCGGAGGAAATGCGCGGTGAACGCTTTAAAGATAAGATTGCAGCCTTAGAGGAATGGGTCAGCAATAAAATGGTCATTTAA